GGCTTCACGGGAAACAACGACCTCGGGTTTCCTCATGCCGATCTGGTGCGGCGCGTCGCATGGCATGACCCGGACATTCTGCTTTTCACCGGGGACAACATCTACGAGAGCATAGGCGGATACGGCTATGTGGAAGGGCCGCTCGACACCGCGATGCTCGATTATCTGCGCAAGTGGTATCTCTTCGGCTGGGAATACGGCGAGCTTACGAAAGATATCCCCACGGTCGCCATTCCGGATGACCATGACGTGTATCACGGCAACGTATGGGGAGCCGGGGGCAAGGCCACCGGGCCCGGGGCCACGAAGAAAGAGCGACAGGATACGGGCGGGTACTTCATGCCGCCGTCCTGGGTGAACGCCGTACAGCGGACGCAGACCGCACACCTGCCGCCGCCGTATGATCCTGAACCTGTGGAACAGGGTATTGGCGTCTATTATACCGATCTCGTGTACGGGGGCATCAGTTTCGGGATCATCGAGGATCGCAAGTGGAAAGATTCGCCGAAGATGGTGTTGCCTGCTTACCTCGAGATCGAAAACGGGTGGGCGGAAAACCGGCCGACGAACCCGCCCGAAGCGCTGCGCGCCCCGAACGCCGATCTTCTGGGGCAGCGGCAACTTGATTTTCTGGAGCATTGGGCCGCGGACTGGTCGCATGGCGCATGGATGAAATTTCTCATGTCCCAGACGATTTTCGTCAATGTAGCGACACTGCCGCAGACGGCCCCGAGCGATGTGGTGGTGCCCCGTCTCGAAATCTTCGACGTGAGCGAGTATGCTCCCAACGACCGCATCGTGCAGGATATGGATTCCAATGGCTGGCCGAAGCACGGGCGGGATGCCGCGATCCGGGCCATCCGCAAGGGGTTCGCTTTCCATCTTGCGGGAGATCAGCATCTCGGAAGCACGATCCGGTACGGCGTGGACGCCTGGGGCGATGCGGGCTATGCACTGTGCGTGCCTTCCGTGGCCAATTTCTATCCCCGGCGGTGGTATCCCCCCGTTGCCGGCGCCAACCGCCCGGAAGGCGCTCCGAAGAACACGGGCGACTTTCTGGATGGATTCGGCAATCACATGACGGTGCTTGCGGTCTCTAACCCCTATGAGACCGGCATGGAGCCGAGAAATCTGTACGACCGGGCCCCCGGCTACGGGATTGTGCGACTGAACCGGGAAGCGCGTACCCTGAATATCGCCAACTGGCCTCGCCACGTGGATCCGGAAGACGGCGCGCCGTACCCCGGGTGGCCCATCACCATCGGGCAGATGGACAATTACGACAGAGAGGCGGCAGCCTGGTTGCCGCAGATACAGGTGCAGGGTATGGAAGACCCTGTCGTGCAGGTGATCGACGAAGTTTCCGGCGAGATCGTCTATACGCTGCGCATTGCCGGGGCGACATTTTCCCCGAAGGTGTTCGCCGCGGGTTCCTACACGCTGCGCGTCGGCGACCCGGACGGCGCCATGCAGACATTCACAGGCGTTCGGAGCGCTGCATCTCCTGATGCTTCTGTGCTGGACATCGTGTTTGGAGGGTAAGGGAAGAGGGCGTGCTTTCCGGCGCAGTCCGGCATGTTTCTTGCCCCGGGAACGTGTAGCCTCACAGGCGTTTATCTGAAAGCCGCGGCGCGTTACTATTCCAGACCTTTCTGCGGCTTACTCATAACCACAGGACCACGGGAAGCGCAGGAGCGAAAATCTCCCCAACGAAGATTATACCACCCGGAAGGAGAATGCTATGCAGCGTTTAATCATGATCGCATGTCTGACGGCTCTCGCGGCGGTTTCGCCGGTTTTTGCCCAGGAGAATACCAATGAAGCGGACGAATCGATGTCGGACCCGGCGGTCTGCCTGATCGGGGATCATGGGGATTTGCCGGAAGCCGACGCGCACACCTCGGCTTTTCTGGTGTGCCGGGAACTGCGCGATCAAGGTATACAAGTGGGCGAACCCGTGTACGATGCTCCGGCGTCAGCGATTGCGTACCGTGTTACGTTACACGTTTTGGGCCAGAATATCCTGGTTCGCCTAAGCGAGGAAGCCCCTGTCGGGACCGTCGTTATCGAGCGGGAACTCCTCCTGGCAGGCATCGAGGAAATGGTCTCAGCCGCGCCGAGACTGGTCGATGCGCTGGTCAACGAGACCTCGCTTGCTACTACGGTCGACATGGAGAATCTCGTCGAAGAGGAAGCCCGGGAGTTGCGGAAGATACCCGGCGAGTTCATGTGGCGTCTGGGGATGATTGGAACTTCCGTGTCCAACAACTCTGAATTCGGCGCCGAGTGGGGGTGGTTCTATGAGACGCCATCCTATGCTGTAGGAACCGAATTTCGGGGCTCCGGGGGCAGTAACGATAACGACGAGCGATTCACGTTTTTTGCCTGGTCGATCGGCGGGCAGTACTTTTTCAACAAGAAGAATATATCGCCCTATGTGGGCGGCGGTATCGCCAGATCCTGGGGTAGCCGCGATTACTACGAGGAAGAAAATTTCGACGACGATTACTATTACAGCTACACCGAGACCGATAGCGAGAGCGGCATGGGGATATATGTTGTTGGCGGGGTGGAAGCCCTTCGCCTCAGCAGAGCTCGTCTGAAACTCGAGTTGCGTATAGATCAACCATTTTACAAAGTAGGGAACCGAGCCATGACTCCGGTGTCGGTGGGCGCCTCCGTTTCCCTGCCGAGTTTTGTGACGCGGATTTTTTAGTTGATGTCTGATCTCCCCGAATCTCCGCCGACAGGCGACCTGGAATCCGAAGAATTCCGTCGTGCGGGGCACGCCGTCATAGACTGGATCGCCGACTACATTGCACATCCGGAACGGCTGCGTGTACAGCCCGATGTCGAGTCCGGGGCGCTGCTCGACAAGTTGCCGGAGGAAGCGCCTGTTCACCCGTCTCCGTATGGCGATATTCTCGCCGATTTCGAGCACACGATTCTGCCCCATGTGATGCACTGGAATCATCCCGGTTTCATGGGATACTTTTCCGCAGGCGGGTCGTCTCCGGGGGTGCTGGCGGAAACCCTGAGCGCTGCGCTGAACAACGTCGGCCTGATGTGGAATTCGTCGCCTGCCCTGACCGAACTCGAAGAAAGAACATTGCAGTGGCTGGCCCGGCTTTTGGGGCTGCCGCTGTCCTGGTTCGGCATGATTCATGGAACGGCTTCCACGGCCAGTCTTCATGCGATGATCGCTGCGCGCGAATTTGCCGCCTCCAATGCCGAAAAGGCAGGATCGACGCTGGATCTGAACCGCCTTGTCATTTATACGTCCGAGCACGCGCACTCCTCTGTCGAAAAAACCACGGCGGCCCTTGGCCTCGGATGGGAAGCGTGTCGCAAGATCGCGGTGGACGAACGGTACGCCATGAAGCCCGATGCGCTGCGCGAGGCGATCGCTTCGGACCTGCGGAACGGTTTTGCTCCCATTGCCGTCGTCGCCACGGTGGGGACTACGGGGTCTACGGCGGTGGATCCGGTTCCCGCCATTGCAGATATTGCCGCCGAACATGCGCTCTGGCTGCACATCGATGCGGCCTATGCGGGCGCATCCGCCATGCTTCCGGAGATGCGCCATCACTTTGCAGGGTGCGATCGCGCCGATTCGTTCGTCGTCAATCCGCACAAGTGGATGTTCGTCCCCATGGACCTGACGGCATTCTATACCGCGCGCCCGGAATACCTGCGCAATGCGCTCTCGCTTGTGCCGGAGTACCTGCGGAGCCGCGAATATTCCCGCACCGTCAATTATATGGAGTACGCCGTCCCGCTGGGGCGCCGGTTTCGCGCCCTCAAACTCTGGTACGTACTGCGCTCATTCGGTTCCGAACGCATTGCGGACGCCCTGCGCGAGCACATCCGGCTTGCCCGCTTGCTTGCCGGCTGGGTCGATGCTTCTCCTGACTTCGAGCGCATGGCCCCGACCGATTTTTCGCTTGTCTGCCTGCGTTTCCGGCCCGAGGGAGCCAGTGAAGAAGAGACCGATGCCGCCAACGAGCGCCTCATGCACGCGATTAACGCAACCGGCGAGTTCTTCCTTTCCCATACCAAATTGCGGGGACGGTACACGATACGGGTTGCCATCGGGAATCTGCGTACGACGGAAGAGCATGTCCGCCGTCTTTGGGAACTCCTGCAGGGGAAAGCCATCTATGCATAAATTGCATAAAAAAGGAGGGCATTATGCAAAAAATGCATAGATGACGATTTTTTGCGAGGCTGTCTGGAAAATGGTGTAGCCTTATGTTCGCAGAACCGCACAGCCCGAATGCGGTAGAACGCACTCATTTATTTCGTTTGCTCACAGCCCTTTTTCGCACCATGAAACCTGTTCGTTTTCTTACCGTCGCCATTTTGGCCACCGCTTTCCTGCTGACCGGCGCAGTGCTTCCGGTTCATGATCGCGCCGAGGTCGTCACCTTCCATCCGGACAAGACCCATTCCAACGTCGGGTTCAAGGTGCGTCATCTCGGTATTTCCAATGTGCGCGGCGCTTTCGGCGAGTACGAAGCCACGGTACAGTTCGATCCGGAAGACCTGAGTACGCTCTCGGTGGACGCGACCATTCAGACAAGCAGCGTTGACACCGGGAATGAGCGCCGCGACAACCATCTTCGCTCGGACGATTTTTTCAATGCCGAGGAATTCCCGGAACTGCGGTTCGTGAGCAAGGAGGTTCGCGATCTCGACGGCGGCGAATTCAAACTCGTCGGCGATCTGACCATCCGGGACGTTACGAAGGAGATCATGCTGGACGCCG
This genomic stretch from Bacteroidetes bacterium SB0662_bin_6 harbors:
- a CDS encoding amino acid decarboxylase; translation: MSDLPESPPTGDLESEEFRRAGHAVIDWIADYIAHPERLRVQPDVESGALLDKLPEEAPVHPSPYGDILADFEHTILPHVMHWNHPGFMGYFSAGGSSPGVLAETLSAALNNVGLMWNSSPALTELEERTLQWLARLLGLPLSWFGMIHGTASTASLHAMIAAREFAASNAEKAGSTLDLNRLVIYTSEHAHSSVEKTTAALGLGWEACRKIAVDERYAMKPDALREAIASDLRNGFAPIAVVATVGTTGSTAVDPVPAIADIAAEHALWLHIDAAYAGASAMLPEMRHHFAGCDRADSFVVNPHKWMFVPMDLTAFYTARPEYLRNALSLVPEYLRSREYSRTVNYMEYAVPLGRRFRALKLWYVLRSFGSERIADALREHIRLARLLAGWVDASPDFERMAPTDFSLVCLRFRPEGASEEETDAANERLMHAINATGEFFLSHTKLRGRYTIRVAIGNLRTTEEHVRRLWELLQGKAIYA
- a CDS encoding twin-arginine translocation pathway signal protein, coding for MNTSRLIFLALCAVIALAWAGCGPADRAAFHAAHPAVERPWIGPEYWSNPLQDWRIREGRIESLTRRENRNVALLVREVAEGKGDVHMRVRLGAIASDTPLPDSGRAGFRIGARGAFHDYRDTALRGSGLDAGVTALGSLFIGGSSETAGGVSSPALFTDGVFPEEGVFLDMRAIEQEDGRYTLRLRLGNPDGEVLGSIEAPVDADALTGGLALVVDFDTDGLSGEDTNRPSFWFEDWQVNGTRVRAYPERAFGPVLFAMHTLSKGSLSMTAQMPPLSEDDAQEVRLTVRNRGQWEEVGRAPIDPMARTATFSVADWPDSLDVSYRLAYDLTSAAGQPVEHILEGTVRRDPVDQEEIVVAGFTGNNDLGFPHADLVRRVAWHDPDILLFTGDNIYESIGGYGYVEGPLDTAMLDYLRKWYLFGWEYGELTKDIPTVAIPDDHDVYHGNVWGAGGKATGPGATKKERQDTGGYFMPPSWVNAVQRTQTAHLPPPYDPEPVEQGIGVYYTDLVYGGISFGIIEDRKWKDSPKMVLPAYLEIENGWAENRPTNPPEALRAPNADLLGQRQLDFLEHWAADWSHGAWMKFLMSQTIFVNVATLPQTAPSDVVVPRLEIFDVSEYAPNDRIVQDMDSNGWPKHGRDAAIRAIRKGFAFHLAGDQHLGSTIRYGVDAWGDAGYALCVPSVANFYPRRWYPPVAGANRPEGAPKNTGDFLDGFGNHMTVLAVSNPYETGMEPRNLYDRAPGYGIVRLNREARTLNIANWPRHVDPEDGAPYPGWPITIGQMDNYDREAAAWLPQIQVQGMEDPVVQVIDEVSGEIVYTLRIAGATFSPKVFAAGSYTLRVGDPDGAMQTFTGVRSAASPDASVLDIVFGG
- a CDS encoding YceI family protein gives rise to the protein MKPVRFLTVAILATAFLLTGAVLPVHDRAEVVTFHPDKTHSNVGFKVRHLGISNVRGAFGEYEATVQFDPEDLSTLSVDATIQTSSVDTGNERRDNHLRSDDFFNAEEFPELRFVSKEVRDLDGGEFKLVGDLTIRDVTKEIMLDAEFLGMAAGREGRKAGFEARTTINRFEYNLKFDALTETGGLVVGSSVEIILEMELDEQAG